A single Brassica rapa cultivar Chiifu-401-42 chromosome A04, CAAS_Brap_v3.01, whole genome shotgun sequence DNA region contains:
- the LOC103866108 gene encoding probable polygalacturonase At2g43860 produces the protein MIHKTSGLLLLPLTLIFLDFILISSLANPTPITSLNVLTYGAKPDGSKDSTKAFLAAWEAACASPNPTTIIVPKGRFLVGNLVFQGNKCTNAPISFRIAGSIIAPEDFRVIASSLQWIMFDGVTNVSIYGGVLDAQGSSLWKCKNSGGKKCPTGAKTLLFTDSNNISIYGLTSINSQKFHIVIDQSNNVKIDGVKVSADADSPNTDGIHIENSHSVNITNSRIGTGDDCISIGPGSTHVSIQGIQCGPGHGISIGSLGRSEDEQGVENVIVSNVDFMSTDNGVRIKTWGKDSKSFVRNIVFQHIKMKMVKNPIIINQHYCLDKPCPKKESGVEISNVRYEDIQGTSNTEVAVMLDCSKDKPCTDIVMGNVNLVLQMVNGSAQASCNNANGLANDVVVPFTPCLKRDLLLT, from the exons atgattcacaaaacatcaggtcttcttcttcttcctctgacTCTCATCTTTCTTGATTTCATCCTAATCTCATCATTAGCCAACCCGACCCCAATCACATCCCTCAATGTCTTAACCTACGGAGCTAAACCAGATGGCTCAAAAGACTCAACCAAAGCCTTCTTAGCCGCGTGGGAAGCCGCATGTGCCTCTCCGAATCCCACAACTATTATTGTACCAAAAGGACGGTTCTTGGTCGGAAACCTTGTATTCCAAGGCAACAAATGTACGAATGCTCCAATATCTTTTCGTATAGCCGGCTCAATTATTGCACCGGAAGATTTTAGAGTTATCGCAAGCTCACTACAATGGATCATGTTCGATGGAGTCACTAACGTTTCAATCTACGGTGGTGTACTTGACGCACAAGGCTCTAGTTTGTGGAAATGCAAGAACAGTGGTGGCAAAAAATGCCCTACTGGCGCTAAG ACTTTGTTATTTACTGATTCGAATAACATCAGTATCTACGGTTTAACGTCGATCAATAGCCAGAAGTTCCATATAGTTATCGACCAGAGCAATAACGTTAAGATTGACGGCGTTAAAGTTTCTGCTGATGCGGATAGCCCTAACACCGATGGGATTCACATCGAGAACTCTCACTCAGTGAATATCACTAACTCAAGAATTGGAACCGGGGACGATTGCATCTCCATCGGTCCAGGATCCACTCATGTTTCTATACAAGGCATTCAATGCGGTCCAGGCCATGGCATCAG TATCGGGAGTCTTGGGAGATCAGAGGACGAGCAAGGAGTTGAGAACGTGATCGTGAGTAACGTGGATTTCATGTCAACGGATAACGGAGTTAGGATCAAGACATGGGGAAAAGATAGCAAAAGTTTCGTACGAAACATTGTTTTCCAACATATTAAAATGAAGATGGTCAAGAACCCGATTATCATAAACCAACACTATTGTCTTGACAAACCTTGCCCTAAAAAG GAATCTGGAGTTGAAATATCAAATGTGAGATATGAAGATATACAAGGGACATCGAATACGGAAGTGGCGGTTATGTTGGATTGTAGTAAGGATAAACCATGTACCGATATTGTAATGGGTAATGTGAATCTCGTCTTGCAAATGGTTAATGGGTCGGCTCAGGCTTCTTGCAACAATGCAAATGGATTAGCTAATGATGTCGTTGTCCCGTTCACTCCTTGTCTAAAGAGAGACTTGCTTTTGACATGA